The Juglans microcarpa x Juglans regia isolate MS1-56 chromosome 2S, Jm3101_v1.0, whole genome shotgun sequence genome has a window encoding:
- the LOC121253567 gene encoding uncharacterized protein LOC121253567 produces MDQKLLERALEECDDDLDSAIRSLNEFRLGSTDNNLGFTTTKCDVTLEANVQSLGEVTTNGHVVADEKLSTPQNPTMDATDWVELFVRDMMSASNVDDARARTSRVFEILERSIHARASAKVNNYTLTMHLKQAQESNSIPDRFHPDAF; encoded by the exons ATGGATCAGAAG CTTCTCGAGAGAGCACTTGAAGAATGCGATGATGATTTGGATTCAGCTATCAGAAGTTTGAACGAGTTTCGTTTAGGATCTACTGATAATAACTTGGGCTTTACTACAACCAAGTGTGATGTAACATTGGAAGCCAATGTTCAATCACTAG GTGAAGTGACAACTAATGGACATGTTGTCGCTGATGAGAAGCTATCAACTCCGCAGAACCCTACCATGGATGCCACTGACTGGGTGGAGTTATTTGTTAGAGATATGATGAGTGCCTCCAATGTAGATGATGCTAGAGCTCGTACTTCAAGAGTGTTTGAGATTCTAGAGAGATCCATTCATGCACGTGCAAGTGCAAAG GTAAACAACTATACATTGACTATGCACCTGAAGCAGGCTCAGGAAAGCAACTCCATCCCGGATCGTTTCCATCCCGATGCGTTTTAG